The Ictalurus furcatus strain D&B chromosome 5, Billie_1.0, whole genome shotgun sequence genome includes a region encoding these proteins:
- the itgb4 gene encoding integrin beta-4 isoform X2 has translation MGRWAWHLSVVFLSLTLIGHHVISANRCAASKATSCSVCLQTGFGCAYCRDEVFGFDRCDLLENLKSHSCALIVSVKSSMKMLKKIAIDKNLKHSQVAPQEMSMTLLPGEERVVEMEVFEPSRGPLDLYILMDFSNSMSDDLDNLKKMGDSLATLVGTLSDDYTIGFGKFVDKVTEPQTDMRPSKLKEPWTNSDPPFSFQHVITLTSNLNTFKEILQKERISGNLDAPEGGFDAILQAAVCQSQIGWRQHSTHLLVFSTESAFHYEADGINVLAGILPRNDEACHLDNKGLYTHATQQDYPSVPTLVRLLVQNNIIPIFAITNHSLSYYEKLVPYFPIAELGVLTDDSSNILNIIKIAFDNIRSKISIQAENKPRAIGAQMLSAAGVASDYGNFSIQPGEIGKFKLLLNAKTSVNDKPVCSLNTNERTGTIRVKPTTFSSALEIQTSVLCETCECEKFPEENAARCSGNGKLVCGTCHCYDKWLGPFCNCSSQVSSDTSGCVEKTGEEPCNGRGDCLCGMCLCYNPNQYEGQFCQFDRSQCHRSGGFLCNDRGQCYMGRCVCDSGWTGDACECPLSNATCLDNKGGLCNGHGVCKCGRCECEYSGLELGTTCEPNFQAQLGMCEGRRSCVQCQAWKTGEMKGEKCKECLFTIKMVDELKDRDKVIETCEYRDEEDDCTYYYTVNYPPNPTDKEHEVEVLKKKECPPGGFLWLIPLIMFLMLLLGLLLLCCWKYCACCKACLARLFACCPCCAMGRMVGFKEDHYMLRQSLLSSDHLDTPLVRTGPPKSTDVVRWKVKDNVHRGPNHPQNQIQPNPKEIIDFPLSLRLHRPFSDELSRPEGRNTEILKQEVEENLNNAFRQIPGVHRVQKTRFRTQRNAGKRQNNTIVDTVLSAPRSSYRDIVNLTDKQVQAGNFSDMKVVPGYYTVATDREATGAVELQEGVESVDVRVPLFIKDEDDDKKQLLVEAIDVPVGIAGIGKRYVNITVIKEHAKSVLTFLQPSYTFARQDGVANIPISRDIIEDGRTQVTYCTRDLTAKDKKDYISVDGDLMYQPGETQKMVPVKLLELGEGDALLDKQSKQFVMDLSNPRQGAKLGKYPRTTINIADKPDPSVIMFKNTTQNFSISDALYNIPVIRTQGLENPSTVNWRTISSRFNLSGPVKFAPGDMEKNIVIDPRMQQIPSKPETFQLELYDPSPNSLVRDRKTTLVNITDSKDVLTKTGSLSFKAPSPTGRIFAPTNINATATGPKKMLLNWNPQSGAKGYKVKYWIYGDPEAEAQVVDVKSPHAELTNLYPYCDYEMRVCSYNAQGDGDYSDIVPCQTLEDVPSEPGRLAFNVIGPTVTQLSWAEPAEPNGVITDYEVVYTPINEDSKPIGPDKKVKIDNPKKRMLLIENLQQSQTYRYKVRASNKVGWGPYRDATINLATQPHRPMSIPIIPDIPIVDAEAGDDYDSFLMYSNEVLRSPTSSTRPSVSEFSEDQNINGKWDQGFLFPGGSGSLSRNISTSSTSYSVSPRPGGANQSVETSMTYITNKGGSVPRKHDIHTEDVIMRKRSENRTYYDNDGVRDSIVMSDLTGGFSDILSGSSFSQTTTSYSLNSRVHNHSDDINEALQNLDRVLQDTRLQRGVPETPSRLVFSALGPTALKVSWQEPHCEKPILKYSVLYQLLNGGEMKRLDITNPAQNSVVVQDLMPNQSYLFKVKAESQEGWGPEREGVITIESAVDPKSPLSPVPGSSFTLSTPSAPGPLVFTALSPETLQLSWDKPRKPNGEILGYVVTCEQLHGGGDQRSFQLSGNSATSLTVSDLSENVPYKFKVQAQTTQGFGPEREGIITIESQDGSMGQYSSQSVMKREMFNLPSQNSSQTTHTMFTEPFITPGMMMSSRQVTQHTEMSGSITRQVEMVQRGVTSTVTKKQYYEA, from the exons AAAATTGCGATTGATAAGAACCTGAAACACTCCCAAGTGGCTCCTCAGGAGATGAGTATGACTCTGTTACCTGGTGAGGAGCGAGTGGTGGAGATGGAGGTGTTCGAGCCATCGCGTGGTCCACTCGACCTCTACATCCTCATGGACTTCTCCAACTCCATGTCTGATGATCTGGACAACCTCAAGAAGATGGGGGACAGCCTAg ctacGTTGGTTGGGACTCTCTCTGATGATTACACAATTGGATTCGGCAAATTTGTTGATAAAGTCACTGAACCGCAGACAGACATGAGACCATCAAA gttGAAGGAGCCGTGGACGAACAGTGACCCTCCGTTCTCCTTCCAGCACGTCATCACTCTCACCAGTAACCTCAACACCTTCAAAGAGATCCTGCAGAAGGAGAGAATATCTGGCAACCTGGACGCTCCCGAGGGGGGATTCGACGCCATCCTGCAGGCCGCCGTGTGTCAG TCTCAGATCGGGTGGAGGCAGCACAGCACCCATCTCCTCGTCTTCTCCACCGAGTCGGCGTTTCATTACGAAGCGGACGGCATAAACGTGTTGGCGGGAATTTTGCCACGGAACGACGAGGCGTGTCACCTGGACAATAAGGGTCTGTACACGCACGCCACGCAGCAGGATTACCCATCAGTCCCCACTCTGGTGCGGCTGCTCGTCCAGAACAACATCATCCCCATCTTCGCCATCACCAACCACTCGCTCTCCTACTACGAG AAACTGGTTCCGTATTTCCCCATCGCGGAGCTCGGAGTGCTGACAGACGATTCGTCCAACATCCTCAACATCATCAAGATCGCCTTCGAT AATATCCGTTCGAAGATCAGCATCCAGGCTGAGAATAAACCCAGAGCGATCGGTGCTCAGATGCTCTCAGCGGCCGGAGTCGCGTCAGATTACGGAAACTTCTCCATCCAGCCGGGAGAAATT ggtAAATTTAAACTGCTTCTGAACGCTAAGACGAGTGTGAATGATAAACCCGTGTGCAGCCTGAACACCAACGAACGCACGGGGACGATCAGGGTCAAACCCACCACGTTTAGCTCCGCCCTCGAGATACAAACCTCCGTCCTCTGTGAAACCTGCGAGTGTGAAAAG TTTCCAGAAGAGAATGCGGCTCGGTGTAGCGGTAACGGAAAGCTGGTGTGTGGAACCTGCCACTGTTATGATAAATG GTTGGGTCCGTTCTGTAACTGCTCGTCTCAGGTGTCCTCAGATACGAGCGGGTGTGTGGAGAAGACGGGGGAGGAGCCATGTAACGGGAGAGGagactgtctgtgtggaatgtGTCTGTGTTACAACCCCAATCAGTACGAAGGACAGTTCTGTCAGTTCGACAGATCACAGTGCCACAGATCAGGAGGATTCCTCTGTAACg atCGAGGCCAGTGCTATatggggaggtgtgtgtgtgatagtggaTGGACAGGAGATGCATGCGAGTGTCCTCTCAGTAATGCGACCTGTCTGGACAACAAAGGG ggtttGTGTAATGGTCatggtgtgtgtaaatgtggaCGGTGTGAGTGTGAATACTCCGGACTAGAGCTGGGAACAACATGTGAACCAAACTTCCAg gCTCAGTTGGGGATGTGTGAGGGCAGGAGGAGTTGTGTACAGTGCCAGGCCTGGAAGACCGGAGAGATGAAAGGAGAGAAGTGCAAGGAATGTCTATTTACCATCAAGATGGTGGACGAGCTGAAGGACA gagaTAAAGTGATAGAGACGTGTGAATATcgtgatgaagaagatgactGCACGTATTACTACACAGTGAATTATCCTCCTAATCCTACTGATAAAGAACACGAGGTGGAGGTGCTCAAGAAGAAAg agtgtccCCCTGGAGGTTTTCTCTGGTTGATTCCTCTCATCATGTTCCTGATGCTGTTGTTGGGCCTCTTACTGCTCTGCTGCTGGAAATACTGCGCATGCTGCAag GCATGTTTGGCTCGGCTGTTTGCCTGCTGTCCGTGCTGTGCGATgg GTCGTATGGTGGGATTTAAAGAAGATCACTACATGCTGCGTCAGTCTTTACTGAGCTCGGATCACTTGGACACGCCGCTGGTTCGGACCGGGCCGCCTAAGAGCACAGACGTGGTGCGCTGGAAAGTGAAAGACAACGTCCACCGTGGACCGAACCACCCTCAGAACCAGATCCAACCCAACCCCAAAGAAATCA TCGACTTCCCGCTCTCACTGCGGCTCCACAGACCGTTTTCTGACGAACTTTCACGTCCAGAAGGTCGCAACACTGAAATcctcaaacaggaagtggaggAAAAT cTGAATAACGCATTCAGACAAATTCCCGGTGTTCACCGCGTGCAGAAAACCAGATTCAG GACACAGAGAAATGCAGGAAAGAG GCAGAACAACACAATCGTGGACACGGTTCTCTCGGCTCCTCGTTCCAGCTACCGCGACATCGTTAACCTGACGGATAAACAGGTGCAGGCTGGGAATTTCAGCGATATGAAAGTAGTGCCGGGTTACTACACAGTGGCCACGGACAGAG AGGCGACGGGGGCTGTGGAGCTGCAGGAGGGCGTGGAGTCTGTGGATGTTCGGGTTCCGCTCTTCATCaaagatgaggatgatgataaGAAACAGCTGCTGGTGGAGGCCATCGACGTTCCGGTGGGAATCGCAGGCATCGGAAAACGCTACGTCAACATCACAGTGATTAAAGAACACG ctaaGAGCGTTCTGACCTTCCTTCAGCCCTCGTACACTTTTGCTCGGCAAGATGGCGTAGCTAACATCCCGATTAGCCGTGACATCATTGAGGACGGTCGCACTCAGGTCACCTACTGCACCAGAGACCTCACCGCCAAGGACAAGAAG GACTACATCTCAGTAGACGGAGATCTGATGTACCAGCCTGGAGAAACTCAGAAGATGGTTCCTGTGAAGCTGCTGGAGCTCGGGGAAGGAGACGCCCTGTTGGATAAACAGTCCAAACAGTTTGTGATGGATCTGAGCAACCCACGTCAGGGCGCTAAACTCGGCAAATACCCGCGAACCACCATCAACATCGCCGACAAACCAG ATCCGAGCGTGATCATGTTCAAGAACACCACGCAGAACTTCAGCATATCCGATGCCCTCTACAACATCCCTGTGATCCGCACTCAGGGTCTGGAAAACCCCTCCACCGTTAACTGGCGCACAATCTCCTCCCGCTTCAACCTGTCCGGCCCGGTCAAGTTCGCCCCAGGAGATATGGAGAAGAACATCGTGATCGACCCTCGTATGCAGCAGATTCCCTCCAAACCAGAAACCTTCCAGCTGGAGCTGTATGACCCGAGCCCTAATAGCCTCGTCCGAGACAGGAAGACCACGCTGGTCAACATCACTGATTCCAAAG ATGTCTTGACCAAGACAGGATCTCTTTCATTTAAAGCCCCGTCTCCCACTGGACGGATCTTTGCTCCGACTAACATCAATGCTACAGCTACAGGCCCTAAAAAGATGCTCCTTAACTGGAACCCTCAGTCTGGAGCCAAAGGATAtaag GTGAAGTATTGGATCTACGGAGACCCTGAAGCCGAAGCCCAGGTGGTGGACGTTAAAAGCCCTCATGCTGAATTGACGAATCTCTACCCGTACTGCGATTACGAGATGCGTGTGTGTTCATATAATGCTCAGGGAGACGGGGACTACAGTGACATCGTGCCGTGCCAGACTCTTGAAGATG TCCCAAGTGAACCAGGCCGCCTGGCCTTCAATGTCATTGGCCCAACTGTCACGCAACTGAGCTGGGCAGAACCAGCAGAGCCCAATGGTGTGATCACAGATTATGAGGTTGTCTACACACCCATCAATGAGGACAGCA AACCCATTGGACCTGATAAGAAGGTGAAGATTGACAACCCCAAGAAGCGCATGTTGCTTATTGAGAACCTGCAGCAGTCCCAGACATACCGCTACAAAGTGCGTGCTAGCAACAAGGTGGGATGGGGGCCATACAGAGATGCCACcatcaatctggcaacccaacCTCACAGACCCATGTCCA TTCCCATTATTCCTGATATTCCTATTGTGGATGCAGAGGCGGGGGATGATTATGACAGTTTTCTCATGTACAGTAATGAAGTTCTTCGTTCACCCACCTCCAGCACCAGACCCAGCGTGTCAGAGTTCTCCGAAG ACCAGAACATAAACGGAAAGTGGGATCAAGGGTTCCTGTTCCCAGGTGGAAGTGGTTCCCTGTCACGCAACATCAGCACTTCTTCAACTAGCTACAGCGTCTCACCCCGCCCTGGTGGTGCCAACCAGTCAGTGGAGACCAGTATGACTTACATAACCAACAAAG GAGGATCTGTGCCTCGCAAGCATGACATCCACACAGAGGACGTCATCATGAGAAAACGATCCGAAAACAGGACTTATTATGATAATGATGGTGTAAGAGACTCCATCGTGATGAGCGACTTGACTGGAGGATTCTCTGACATTCTAA GCGGTTCTAGCTTCAGCCAGACTACAACCAGCTACAGCCTGAACTCCCGCGTTCACAATCACTCAGACGACATCAACGAAGCTCTGCAGAACCTGGACAGGGTTCTCCAGG ATACTCGGCTGCAACGTGGAGTCCCTGAAACCCCAAGCAGGCTGGTGTTTTCAGCTCTGGGTCCCACGGCACTGAAGGTCAGCTGGCAGGAGCCCCACTGTGAAAAGCCAATATTAAAATACTCTGTCCTCTACCAGCTTCTCAATGGAG GTGAAATGAAGCGCTTGGACATCACTAACCCTGCGCAGAACTCTGTGGTGGTTCAGGACTTAATGCCCAACCAGTCGTACCTGTTCAAGGTAAAAGCTGAGAGTCAGGAGGGTTGGGGtccagagagagaaggagtcATCACCATTGAGTCTGCTGTCGACCCCAAGAGCCCCCTCAGCCCTGTGCCAG GGTCTTCATTCACTCTGAGCACACCCAGTGCTCCAGGTCCGCTGGTGTTCACTGCATTAAGTCCAGAGACTCTCCAGCTCAGCTGGGATAAACCACGAAAACCCAACGGCGAGATCCTGGGCTACGTGGTCACCTGTGAACAGCTGCACGGTGGAG GAGATCAGCGCTCCTTCCAGCTCAGCGGGAACTCGGCCACGTCTCTGACCGTTTCTGATCTGAGTGAAAATGTACCGTATAAATTTAAAGTACAGGCTCAGACCACGCAGGGCTTTGGGCCGGAGAGAGAGGGGATCATCACTATCGAGTCTCAGGAtg GTTCTATGGGTCAGTACAGCAGTCAGTCTGTGATGAAGAGAGAAATGTTTAATTTGCCATCACAGAACTCGTCACAGacaacacacaccatgttcACCGAACCCTTTATCACACCAG
- the itgb4 gene encoding integrin beta-4 isoform X3, which produces MGRWAWHLSVVFLSLTLIGHHVISANRCAASKATSCSVCLQTGFGCAYCRDEVFGFDRCDLLENLKSHSCALIVSVKSSMKMLKKIAIDKNLKHSQVAPQEMSMTLLPGEERVVEMEVFEPSRGPLDLYILMDFSNSMSDDLDNLKKMGDSLATLVGTLSDDYTIGFGKFVDKVTEPQTDMRPSKLKEPWTNSDPPFSFQHVITLTSNLNTFKEILQKERISGNLDAPEGGFDAILQAAVCQSQIGWRQHSTHLLVFSTESAFHYEADGINVLAGILPRNDEACHLDNKGLYTHATQQDYPSVPTLVRLLVQNNIIPIFAITNHSLSYYEKLVPYFPIAELGVLTDDSSNILNIIKIAFDNIRSKISIQAENKPRAIGAQMLSAAGVASDYGNFSIQPGEIGKFKLLLNAKTSVNDKPVCSLNTNERTGTIRVKPTTFSSALEIQTSVLCETCECEKFPEENAARCSGNGKLVCGTCHCYDKWLGPFCNCSSQVSSDTSGCVEKTGEEPCNGRGDCLCGMCLCYNPNQYEGQFCQFDRSQCHRSGGFLCNDRGQCYMGRCVCDSGWTGDACECPLSNATCLDNKGGLCNGHGVCKCGRCECEYSGLELGTTCEPNFQAQLGMCEGRRSCVQCQAWKTGEMKGEKCKECLFTIKMVDELKDRDKVIETCEYRDEEDDCTYYYTVNYPPNPTDKEHEVEVLKKKECPPGGFLWLIPLIMFLMLLLGLLLLCCWKYCACCKACLARLFACCPCCAMGRMVGFKEDHYMLRQSLLSSDHLDTPLVRTGPPKSTDVVRWKVKDNVHRGPNHPQNQIQPNPKEIIDFPLSLRLHRPFSDELSRPEGRNTEILKQEVEENLNNAFRQIPGVHRVQKTRFRTQRNAGKRQNNTIVDTVLSAPRSSYRDIVNLTDKQVQAGNFSDMKVVPGYYTVATDREATGAVELQEGVESVDVRVPLFIKDEDDDKKQLLVEAIDVPVGIAGIGKRYVNITVIKEHAKSVLTFLQPSYTFARQDGVANIPISRDIIEDGRTQVTYCTRDLTAKDKKDYISVDGDLMYQPGETQKMVPVKLLELGEGDALLDKQSKQFVMDLSNPRQGAKLGKYPRTTINIADKPDPSVIMFKNTTQNFSISDALYNIPVIRTQGLENPSTVNWRTISSRFNLSGPVKFAPGDMEKNIVIDPRMQQIPSKPETFQLELYDPSPNSLVRDRKTTLVNITDSKDVLTKTGSLSFKAPSPTGRIFAPTNINATATGPKKMLLNWNPQSGAKGYKVKYWIYGDPEAEAQVVDVKSPHAELTNLYPYCDYEMRVCSYNAQGDGDYSDIVPCQTLEDVPSEPGRLAFNVIGPTVTQLSWAEPAEPNGVITDYEVVYTPINEDSKPIGPDKKVKIDNPKKRMLLIENLQQSQTYRYKVRASNKVGWGPYRDATINLATQPHRPMSIPIIPDIPIVDAEAGDDYDSFLMYSNEVLRSPTSSTRPSVSEFSEDQNINGKWDQGFLFPGGSGSLSRNISTSSTSYSVSPRPGGANQSVETSMTYITNKGGSVPRKHDIHTEDVIMRKRSENRTYYDNDGVRDSIVMSDLTGGFSDILNTRLQRGVPETPSRLVFSALGPTALKVSWQEPHCEKPILKYSVLYQLLNGGEMKRLDITNPAQNSVVVQDLMPNQSYLFKVKAESQEGWGPEREGVITIESAVDPKSPLSPVPGSSFTLSTPSAPGPLVFTALSPETLQLSWDKPRKPNGEILGYVVTCEQLHGGGDQRSFQLSGNSATSLTVSDLSENVPYKFKVQAQTTQGFGPEREGIITIESQDGSMGQYSSQSVMKREMFNLPSQNSSQTTHTMFTEPFITPEGMMMSSRQVTQHTEMSGSITRQVEMVQRGVTSTVTKKQYYEA; this is translated from the exons AAAATTGCGATTGATAAGAACCTGAAACACTCCCAAGTGGCTCCTCAGGAGATGAGTATGACTCTGTTACCTGGTGAGGAGCGAGTGGTGGAGATGGAGGTGTTCGAGCCATCGCGTGGTCCACTCGACCTCTACATCCTCATGGACTTCTCCAACTCCATGTCTGATGATCTGGACAACCTCAAGAAGATGGGGGACAGCCTAg ctacGTTGGTTGGGACTCTCTCTGATGATTACACAATTGGATTCGGCAAATTTGTTGATAAAGTCACTGAACCGCAGACAGACATGAGACCATCAAA gttGAAGGAGCCGTGGACGAACAGTGACCCTCCGTTCTCCTTCCAGCACGTCATCACTCTCACCAGTAACCTCAACACCTTCAAAGAGATCCTGCAGAAGGAGAGAATATCTGGCAACCTGGACGCTCCCGAGGGGGGATTCGACGCCATCCTGCAGGCCGCCGTGTGTCAG TCTCAGATCGGGTGGAGGCAGCACAGCACCCATCTCCTCGTCTTCTCCACCGAGTCGGCGTTTCATTACGAAGCGGACGGCATAAACGTGTTGGCGGGAATTTTGCCACGGAACGACGAGGCGTGTCACCTGGACAATAAGGGTCTGTACACGCACGCCACGCAGCAGGATTACCCATCAGTCCCCACTCTGGTGCGGCTGCTCGTCCAGAACAACATCATCCCCATCTTCGCCATCACCAACCACTCGCTCTCCTACTACGAG AAACTGGTTCCGTATTTCCCCATCGCGGAGCTCGGAGTGCTGACAGACGATTCGTCCAACATCCTCAACATCATCAAGATCGCCTTCGAT AATATCCGTTCGAAGATCAGCATCCAGGCTGAGAATAAACCCAGAGCGATCGGTGCTCAGATGCTCTCAGCGGCCGGAGTCGCGTCAGATTACGGAAACTTCTCCATCCAGCCGGGAGAAATT ggtAAATTTAAACTGCTTCTGAACGCTAAGACGAGTGTGAATGATAAACCCGTGTGCAGCCTGAACACCAACGAACGCACGGGGACGATCAGGGTCAAACCCACCACGTTTAGCTCCGCCCTCGAGATACAAACCTCCGTCCTCTGTGAAACCTGCGAGTGTGAAAAG TTTCCAGAAGAGAATGCGGCTCGGTGTAGCGGTAACGGAAAGCTGGTGTGTGGAACCTGCCACTGTTATGATAAATG GTTGGGTCCGTTCTGTAACTGCTCGTCTCAGGTGTCCTCAGATACGAGCGGGTGTGTGGAGAAGACGGGGGAGGAGCCATGTAACGGGAGAGGagactgtctgtgtggaatgtGTCTGTGTTACAACCCCAATCAGTACGAAGGACAGTTCTGTCAGTTCGACAGATCACAGTGCCACAGATCAGGAGGATTCCTCTGTAACg atCGAGGCCAGTGCTATatggggaggtgtgtgtgtgatagtggaTGGACAGGAGATGCATGCGAGTGTCCTCTCAGTAATGCGACCTGTCTGGACAACAAAGGG ggtttGTGTAATGGTCatggtgtgtgtaaatgtggaCGGTGTGAGTGTGAATACTCCGGACTAGAGCTGGGAACAACATGTGAACCAAACTTCCAg gCTCAGTTGGGGATGTGTGAGGGCAGGAGGAGTTGTGTACAGTGCCAGGCCTGGAAGACCGGAGAGATGAAAGGAGAGAAGTGCAAGGAATGTCTATTTACCATCAAGATGGTGGACGAGCTGAAGGACA gagaTAAAGTGATAGAGACGTGTGAATATcgtgatgaagaagatgactGCACGTATTACTACACAGTGAATTATCCTCCTAATCCTACTGATAAAGAACACGAGGTGGAGGTGCTCAAGAAGAAAg agtgtccCCCTGGAGGTTTTCTCTGGTTGATTCCTCTCATCATGTTCCTGATGCTGTTGTTGGGCCTCTTACTGCTCTGCTGCTGGAAATACTGCGCATGCTGCAag GCATGTTTGGCTCGGCTGTTTGCCTGCTGTCCGTGCTGTGCGATgg GTCGTATGGTGGGATTTAAAGAAGATCACTACATGCTGCGTCAGTCTTTACTGAGCTCGGATCACTTGGACACGCCGCTGGTTCGGACCGGGCCGCCTAAGAGCACAGACGTGGTGCGCTGGAAAGTGAAAGACAACGTCCACCGTGGACCGAACCACCCTCAGAACCAGATCCAACCCAACCCCAAAGAAATCA TCGACTTCCCGCTCTCACTGCGGCTCCACAGACCGTTTTCTGACGAACTTTCACGTCCAGAAGGTCGCAACACTGAAATcctcaaacaggaagtggaggAAAAT cTGAATAACGCATTCAGACAAATTCCCGGTGTTCACCGCGTGCAGAAAACCAGATTCAG GACACAGAGAAATGCAGGAAAGAG GCAGAACAACACAATCGTGGACACGGTTCTCTCGGCTCCTCGTTCCAGCTACCGCGACATCGTTAACCTGACGGATAAACAGGTGCAGGCTGGGAATTTCAGCGATATGAAAGTAGTGCCGGGTTACTACACAGTGGCCACGGACAGAG AGGCGACGGGGGCTGTGGAGCTGCAGGAGGGCGTGGAGTCTGTGGATGTTCGGGTTCCGCTCTTCATCaaagatgaggatgatgataaGAAACAGCTGCTGGTGGAGGCCATCGACGTTCCGGTGGGAATCGCAGGCATCGGAAAACGCTACGTCAACATCACAGTGATTAAAGAACACG ctaaGAGCGTTCTGACCTTCCTTCAGCCCTCGTACACTTTTGCTCGGCAAGATGGCGTAGCTAACATCCCGATTAGCCGTGACATCATTGAGGACGGTCGCACTCAGGTCACCTACTGCACCAGAGACCTCACCGCCAAGGACAAGAAG GACTACATCTCAGTAGACGGAGATCTGATGTACCAGCCTGGAGAAACTCAGAAGATGGTTCCTGTGAAGCTGCTGGAGCTCGGGGAAGGAGACGCCCTGTTGGATAAACAGTCCAAACAGTTTGTGATGGATCTGAGCAACCCACGTCAGGGCGCTAAACTCGGCAAATACCCGCGAACCACCATCAACATCGCCGACAAACCAG ATCCGAGCGTGATCATGTTCAAGAACACCACGCAGAACTTCAGCATATCCGATGCCCTCTACAACATCCCTGTGATCCGCACTCAGGGTCTGGAAAACCCCTCCACCGTTAACTGGCGCACAATCTCCTCCCGCTTCAACCTGTCCGGCCCGGTCAAGTTCGCCCCAGGAGATATGGAGAAGAACATCGTGATCGACCCTCGTATGCAGCAGATTCCCTCCAAACCAGAAACCTTCCAGCTGGAGCTGTATGACCCGAGCCCTAATAGCCTCGTCCGAGACAGGAAGACCACGCTGGTCAACATCACTGATTCCAAAG ATGTCTTGACCAAGACAGGATCTCTTTCATTTAAAGCCCCGTCTCCCACTGGACGGATCTTTGCTCCGACTAACATCAATGCTACAGCTACAGGCCCTAAAAAGATGCTCCTTAACTGGAACCCTCAGTCTGGAGCCAAAGGATAtaag GTGAAGTATTGGATCTACGGAGACCCTGAAGCCGAAGCCCAGGTGGTGGACGTTAAAAGCCCTCATGCTGAATTGACGAATCTCTACCCGTACTGCGATTACGAGATGCGTGTGTGTTCATATAATGCTCAGGGAGACGGGGACTACAGTGACATCGTGCCGTGCCAGACTCTTGAAGATG TCCCAAGTGAACCAGGCCGCCTGGCCTTCAATGTCATTGGCCCAACTGTCACGCAACTGAGCTGGGCAGAACCAGCAGAGCCCAATGGTGTGATCACAGATTATGAGGTTGTCTACACACCCATCAATGAGGACAGCA AACCCATTGGACCTGATAAGAAGGTGAAGATTGACAACCCCAAGAAGCGCATGTTGCTTATTGAGAACCTGCAGCAGTCCCAGACATACCGCTACAAAGTGCGTGCTAGCAACAAGGTGGGATGGGGGCCATACAGAGATGCCACcatcaatctggcaacccaacCTCACAGACCCATGTCCA TTCCCATTATTCCTGATATTCCTATTGTGGATGCAGAGGCGGGGGATGATTATGACAGTTTTCTCATGTACAGTAATGAAGTTCTTCGTTCACCCACCTCCAGCACCAGACCCAGCGTGTCAGAGTTCTCCGAAG ACCAGAACATAAACGGAAAGTGGGATCAAGGGTTCCTGTTCCCAGGTGGAAGTGGTTCCCTGTCACGCAACATCAGCACTTCTTCAACTAGCTACAGCGTCTCACCCCGCCCTGGTGGTGCCAACCAGTCAGTGGAGACCAGTATGACTTACATAACCAACAAAG GAGGATCTGTGCCTCGCAAGCATGACATCCACACAGAGGACGTCATCATGAGAAAACGATCCGAAAACAGGACTTATTATGATAATGATGGTGTAAGAGACTCCATCGTGATGAGCGACTTGACTGGAGGATTCTCTGACATTCTAA ATACTCGGCTGCAACGTGGAGTCCCTGAAACCCCAAGCAGGCTGGTGTTTTCAGCTCTGGGTCCCACGGCACTGAAGGTCAGCTGGCAGGAGCCCCACTGTGAAAAGCCAATATTAAAATACTCTGTCCTCTACCAGCTTCTCAATGGAG GTGAAATGAAGCGCTTGGACATCACTAACCCTGCGCAGAACTCTGTGGTGGTTCAGGACTTAATGCCCAACCAGTCGTACCTGTTCAAGGTAAAAGCTGAGAGTCAGGAGGGTTGGGGtccagagagagaaggagtcATCACCATTGAGTCTGCTGTCGACCCCAAGAGCCCCCTCAGCCCTGTGCCAG GGTCTTCATTCACTCTGAGCACACCCAGTGCTCCAGGTCCGCTGGTGTTCACTGCATTAAGTCCAGAGACTCTCCAGCTCAGCTGGGATAAACCACGAAAACCCAACGGCGAGATCCTGGGCTACGTGGTCACCTGTGAACAGCTGCACGGTGGAG GAGATCAGCGCTCCTTCCAGCTCAGCGGGAACTCGGCCACGTCTCTGACCGTTTCTGATCTGAGTGAAAATGTACCGTATAAATTTAAAGTACAGGCTCAGACCACGCAGGGCTTTGGGCCGGAGAGAGAGGGGATCATCACTATCGAGTCTCAGGAtg GTTCTATGGGTCAGTACAGCAGTCAGTCTGTGATGAAGAGAGAAATGTTTAATTTGCCATCACAGAACTCGTCACAGacaacacacaccatgttcACCGAACCCTTTATCACACCAG